One region of Gigantopelta aegis isolate Gae_Host chromosome 7, Gae_host_genome, whole genome shotgun sequence genomic DNA includes:
- the LOC121377482 gene encoding uncharacterized protein LOC121377482, whose translation MNTMNTCVLFLRRVARTHSKLENIPSKSSLYFGYSLFFLGNVFHTIAMSAPHWADGAHGHVGLWVICNRTSPTASCHTFPKSEEWIIFPQIFAVFTLFLSLLCAGFIISGFVKETTLPLVHAICNLVLFAGFCSIVSVIYFLRRYNRLGKVAEYAGWAMKLESVAGSVLLVGGMLLFSLDPS comes from the exons ATGAATACCATGAACACGTGTGTGCTTTTTCTCCGACGCGTGGCGCGGACACACAGCAAACTGGAGAACATACCTTCCAAGTCGAGCCTTTATTTTGGCTACAGTTTGTTCTTCTTGGGGAACGTGTTCCACACCATTGCCATGTCTGCCCCTCACTGGGCTGATGGCGCCCATGGACATGTCGGGCTCTGGGTGATATGCAATCGCACCAGCCCAACGGCGAGCTGCCATACATTCCCCAAGTCTGAAG aGTGGATTATATTTCCTCAGATTTTCGCGGTGTTTACGCTGTTTCTGTCGCTGCTGTGTGCAGGTTTCATCATCTCAGGCTTCGTTAAAGAGACGACGTTACCGTTAGTCCACGCAATCTGTAATCTCGTCTTGTTCGCAG gtttctgCTCGATTGTGTCAGTGATATATTTCCTCAGGCGATATAATCGACTTGGGAAGGTCGCTGAATACGCCGGCTGGGCTATGAAACTGGAATCGGTCGCCGGGTCCGTTCTCCTTGTAGGGGGTATGTTGTTGTTCTCGCTGGATCCCTCCTGA
- the LOC121378104 gene encoding metalloprotease mig-17-like — protein MCSWLRRNNNNGNLAKAEMNDYYVNIVNAANTRYKSVTRGGFRVQLLINAIIIADTPSLSPWTQNLNVSGVIQAGRALDDFSLYVEKSGGQLGGVPFDHVALITGFNLASGPSRGTAGIAYLRAVCRTYTVSVTEELYEELTALVLAHEIGHSLGSEHDGTRNTCKGSDQFVMAARLRIPPSSKATNPWHFSSCSVTQFRSFLQTSRTACTLSRQGHAIDVSPFLQQEFGQKYPPDIQCEIYLGSGSKLCRALYFAPNVLRYDSICRLLYCYRPATRDCVPVSAHDGTSCGDRLWCQSGVCVFSAKAPSRPLNCPAGDDPDVRCTLDLCTIAFLNDQLCCATCKGPRPTNKPRPTMSGGMKLAPTQSVGIFPVKPTQSVGIFPVKPTQSVMVQNTRQRPGIAPTQSVSFQGQRPGP, from the exons ATGTGTAGTTGGCTACgacgaaacaacaacaacggcaACCTCGCCAAGGCTGAAATGAACGACTACTACGTGAACATTGTCAATGCG GCCAACACGCGTTATAAATCCGTGACTCGAGGCGGATTCCGTGTTCAACTTCTTATCAATGCCATCATTATAGCTGAT ACCCCATCACTTTCACCGTGGACTCAGAACCTGAACGTCAGCGGAGTGATACAGGCGGGACGGGCGCTCGACGATTTCAGTCTTTACGTTGAGAAATCCGGAGGTCAACTTGGCGGAGTTCCCTTCGACCACGTGGCCTTAATAACTGG GTTTAACTTAGCAAGCGGACCAAGCAGGGGCACCGCAG GTATCGCCTATCTAAGAGCTGTGTGCCGGACGTACACGGTGTCTGTGACTGAGGAACTCTACGAAGAACTTACCGCCTTGGTACTCGCACACGAGATTGGTCACAG tttggGATCAGAACACGACGGTACAAGGAACACCTGTAAAGGAAGCGATCAATTCGTGATGGCCGCTAGGTTGAGGATCCCACCTAGTTCTAAAGCCACGAACCCCTGGCACTTCTCGTCCTGTTCAGTGACGCAGTTCCGGTCATTCCTTCAGAC ATCTAGAACTGCCTGCACTCTGTCTCGACAAGGCCACGCCATCGACGTGTCGCCGTTCCTACAGCAGGAGTTCGGACAGAAGTATCCGCCCGACATTCAGTGTGAGATATATCTGGGATCGGGATCCAAGCTGTGCAGA GCTCTCTACTTCGCTCCCAACGTGTTGAGATACGACTCGATCTGTCGTCTGCTTTACTGTTACCGCCCAGCTACTCGAGACTGTGTGCCGGTGTCTGCGCATGACGGAACTTCGTGTGGAGACCGCTTA TGGTGCCAGTCTGGGGTCTGTGTGTTCTCCGCCAAGGCGCCATCTAGACCAC TTAACTGCCCTGCCGGCGACGACCCGGATGTGCGATGTACCTTGGATCTCTGTACGATTGCGTTTTTAAATGACCAGCTGTGCTGTGCCACGTGCAAAGGACCACgcccaacaaacaaaccacgCCCAACGATGTCAGGCGGAATGAAACTAGCACCGACTCAGTCTGTTGGTATTTTCCCTGTCAAACCGACTCAGTCTGTTGGGATTTTTCCTGTTAAACCGACTCAGTCTGTTATGGTCCAGAATACACGCCAACGTCCTGGAATTGCACCGACCCAGTCTGTTTCGTTTCAGGGCCAAAGAccaggcccatag
- the LOC121378103 gene encoding kielin/chordin-like protein: MALGMYLLQLVICLAAQAATKLAITDVHTPKVADTKIELKTRGWCIIWPDMRVPVGTTWKERCRKCECVGNMHTVCEGGPKCKNPYKPYHDYFCGKWSDDGCCCEDIGCQKYGKTIPFGDVYNDPPSDPCSKCQCLGFRQPLCRKEFCVNVVCVDGVKPPGECCPRCYRGKPAY, from the exons atgGCTCTAGGAATGTACTTGCTTCAATTGGTGATTTGTCTGGCTGCACAAGCAGCTACGAAGTTGGCCATCACTGACGTCCACACCCCAAAAGTCGCAGACACGAAAATTGAACTGAAGACTCGCGGATGGTGCATTATCTGGCCGGATATGCGCGTACCTGTCGGCACGACGTGGAAAGAGCGCTGCCGGAAGTGCGAATGTGTTGGAAATATGCATACAGTGTGCGAAGGAGGGCCGAAATGTAAAAACCCCTACAAACCGTACCATGATTACTTCTGCGGGAAA TGGAGTGACGACGGCTGCTGCTGTGAGGACATCGGCTGCCAGAAATACGGCAAGACGATTCCGTTTGGTGACGTGTACAACGACCCGCCCAGCGATCCTTGCTCCAAGTGCCAGTGTCTGGGCTTCAGACAGCCACTGTGCCGCAAAGAATTCTGCGTCAACGTCGTGTGTGTGGACGGGGTGAAGCCGCCCGGAGAGTGTTGTCCCAGGTGTTACAGAGGTAAACCTGCTTACTAA